Proteins from a genomic interval of Pseudomonas anuradhapurensis:
- a CDS encoding non-ribosomal peptide synthetase translates to MNADQTLQLARRFIALAPDKRRLFLKALQGEGMDFSVLPIAPGVGVAERDQLSYAQRRMWFLWQLDPQGAAYNLPLAVRLHGPLELAALQQAFDALVARHETLRTRFVADGDDVRQQVDAVAAPLQLHQDALAELDEDARQAAIETIAEAEALAPFDLVSGPLLRVRLLQLAEQEHVLLLTLHHIVADGWSMNVLIDEFLRLYDAAVAGTDAGLQPLPIQYRDYALWQRCWLQAGEQERQLAYWQAHLGDDHAPLELPLDRSRQGRPSYRGARHEFVIAADVADRLRGLARKHNVTLFMVLLAAFKLLLQRYNGQSAIRVGVPIANRNRAESQGLIGCFINTQVLHTEIDPLLDIAGLLRRVRETALGAQSHQDLPFEQLVEALDLPRSSDSPLFRVLFNHQAQVADVQAIETRSGLSLAPIALARHSARFDLALDTHERAGQLHAAFTYATDVFDAATIATLGEQWLALLQGLADEAPGAVGELPLPGLAAAVDAPVQAGETLLVHQRFAAAASRHPERQAVMAAGEQASFAELDSRAEAVANRLVEVGVGPDTLVGVLADRSVGMLASILGVLKAGGAYLPLEPEQPAERLAYLLRDSGTQLLLAPGDWQAELPDAVQHLDWTQSASGSGSRVAPAPGNLAYVIYTSGTTGQPKGVAISHAALANYVDGISARLPVERIRSMAQVSTPAADLGHTMLFGALCGGHTLHLLSRQQVLDAEGFAAYLVEHQVDALKIVPSHLEAMLAAGRSALPAQCLVLGGEASGPGLLAKVRELAPALSVFNHYGPTETTVGVLVAELNGQASLGQALANTRVALLDPCLQPLPAKAKGELYIGGAGLARGYLNRPALTAERFVPDPNGSQGQRLYRSGDWVRQGLELQFAGRMDGQVKIRGYRVELGEIENQLRALDGVANALVRVHGQAPQLQLAAWLVSTQPATDSLAWQASIRAALTRLLPEHMVPSQLMVLEHLPVTANGKVDVKALPEPVASQNVYQPPQTPLQLQLARIWAEVLQVPQVGLNDNFFALGGHSLLATQAVSRVRQQLGRDIPLRSLFDTVDLQRFAQAVAEAEQGAGLAIEILDRQQPLPVSRSQHRQWLFWKLNPHSLAYNTPMAVRMQGNLDRAALQAALDALVARHESLRTVFVEAEGLPWQRILPAAPVLIGFEDLGGHDHAAQMRKLEDEAFVPFDLASGPLLRARLFKVHEQEHLLSLTLHHIVSDGWSMSLLVREFAAAYNAAASGQAHTPEPLPVQYADFAAWQRKWLAGGQMQAQIDYWKAQLEDDFEVLELPADRVRPQAKSYRGSRFDVRLPQALSERLRALALAANATLFHVFLAAYAIVLARYSRKGRLNIGVPVTNRNRQELEGLIGFFINVVVARIDVDGSQPFAQLLAAIRETTLQAQANKDVPFLEVAEALYPEREQGVNPFFQVLYNHLRDLGEQVASDALHGLQVREVDLQEPGAQYDISLNTLERSDGVTASFNYSTDLFDAARIERMAGHWLALLEAICAEPQRCIGELGLLGAAERQQLIYGWNPPQQAAGGLCAHQLLQRQARARPDAPALICGDQQLTYAELDRSSNQLAHRLRAMGVGPERLVGVAVERGLGMALALIAIHKAGGAYVPLDPDYPQERLACMIEDSGIGLLLADAPSRERLQAGKQLPCVLLEPGSEWLQAWPAEPLANLAAPHNLAYMIYTSGSTGMPKGVAIDHHALALFCQVAAQYSRLGPDDRVLQFATISFDGFIEQFFPPLAQGACVVLRDARIWGTATLLDEINRHGVTVADLPAAYWRLLALERHGPEAYGPLRQIHVGGEAVPEDALRAWLADGPPAVRLLNTYGPTEATVVATTYDCSQMTAAQIGQGGVPIGRALPGRTLYALDECLAPTPTGVPGELFIGGAGCLARGYHQQPSLTAERFIPDPFDPLGGGRLYRTGDLGYYDENGQLAYRGRVDHQVKVRGFRIELGEIEQCLRAHPGVREATVVAIDLPSGKQLCAYAVPADGHDGDLRLALQQHLRASLPHYMVPACLVTLADMPLTPSGKLDRKALPLPDLGQSQHAYEAPQTARQQQLASLWAQLLNVDRVGLNDNFFELGGHSLLAAQVVSRINLELGLDMPLQLIFTHPELRAFAQALDEQGLSLTDDGLSDIEHMMNAFTEA, encoded by the coding sequence ATGAATGCTGATCAAACCCTCCAGCTCGCCCGCCGCTTCATCGCGCTCGCTCCCGACAAGCGCCGCCTGTTCCTCAAGGCACTGCAGGGCGAGGGCATGGACTTCTCCGTGCTGCCGATCGCACCCGGCGTCGGGGTAGCCGAGCGTGACCAGCTGTCGTACGCCCAGCGGCGCATGTGGTTCCTCTGGCAGCTCGACCCACAGGGCGCGGCCTACAACCTGCCGCTAGCCGTACGCCTGCACGGCCCACTGGAGCTGGCTGCCCTGCAGCAGGCCTTCGATGCCCTGGTGGCCCGCCACGAAACCCTGCGCACCCGCTTCGTCGCCGACGGCGATGACGTACGCCAGCAGGTGGACGCCGTTGCAGCCCCGCTGCAGCTGCACCAGGATGCCCTGGCCGAGCTGGACGAGGACGCCCGCCAAGCTGCCATCGAGACCATCGCCGAAGCCGAAGCCCTGGCCCCGTTCGACCTGGTCAGCGGCCCGCTGCTGCGCGTGCGCCTGCTGCAATTGGCCGAGCAGGAACACGTCCTGCTGCTGACCCTGCACCACATTGTCGCCGACGGTTGGTCGATGAATGTGCTCATCGACGAATTCCTGCGCCTGTACGACGCCGCCGTGGCCGGCACCGATGCCGGCCTGCAGCCGCTGCCGATCCAGTACCGCGACTACGCCCTGTGGCAGCGTTGCTGGCTGCAGGCCGGCGAGCAGGAACGCCAGTTGGCCTACTGGCAGGCACACCTGGGCGACGACCATGCGCCGCTGGAGCTGCCACTGGACCGCAGCCGCCAGGGCCGCCCCAGTTATCGCGGTGCGCGCCACGAGTTCGTCATTGCCGCCGATGTCGCCGACCGCCTGCGCGGCCTGGCACGCAAACACAATGTCACCCTGTTCATGGTCCTGTTGGCCGCCTTCAAGCTGCTGCTGCAGCGCTACAACGGCCAATCGGCGATCCGCGTCGGCGTGCCCATCGCCAACCGCAACCGAGCGGAAAGCCAGGGGCTGATCGGCTGCTTCATCAATACCCAGGTGCTGCACACCGAGATTGACCCATTGCTGGACATTGCCGGCCTGTTGCGGCGCGTGCGCGAAACTGCGCTGGGCGCACAAAGCCACCAGGACCTGCCGTTCGAACAGCTGGTGGAGGCCCTGGACCTGCCGCGCAGCAGCGACAGCCCGCTGTTCCGCGTGTTGTTCAACCACCAGGCGCAGGTGGCCGATGTGCAGGCCATCGAAACCCGCAGCGGCCTGAGCCTGGCGCCGATCGCGCTGGCCAGGCACAGTGCGCGCTTCGACCTGGCGCTGGATACGCACGAGCGAGCGGGGCAACTCCATGCGGCGTTCACCTATGCCACCGATGTGTTCGATGCGGCCACCATCGCAACCCTCGGCGAGCAGTGGCTGGCCCTGCTGCAGGGCCTGGCTGACGAAGCGCCTGGCGCAGTCGGCGAGCTGCCATTGCCCGGCCTGGCCGCTGCCGTTGACGCGCCTGTGCAGGCTGGCGAAACCCTGCTGGTCCACCAGCGCTTTGCCGCCGCTGCCAGCCGTCACCCCGAGCGCCAGGCGGTAATGGCCGCGGGCGAGCAGGCCAGCTTCGCTGAGCTCGACAGCCGCGCCGAGGCCGTCGCCAACCGGCTGGTCGAAGTCGGGGTCGGGCCGGACACGCTGGTCGGCGTACTGGCTGACCGCAGCGTCGGCATGCTCGCCAGCATCCTCGGTGTGCTCAAGGCCGGTGGCGCCTACCTGCCACTGGAGCCCGAGCAACCCGCCGAGCGCCTGGCCTACCTGCTCCGCGACAGTGGCACGCAGCTGCTGCTGGCGCCTGGTGACTGGCAGGCGGAACTTCCCGACGCTGTGCAGCACCTGGACTGGACGCAATCCGCAAGCGGCAGCGGCAGCCGTGTCGCCCCGGCCCCGGGCAACCTCGCCTATGTCATCTACACCTCCGGTACCACCGGCCAGCCCAAGGGCGTGGCGATCAGCCACGCGGCCCTGGCCAACTATGTCGATGGTATCAGCGCGCGCCTGCCGGTCGAGCGTATCCGCAGCATGGCGCAGGTCTCGACCCCGGCCGCGGACCTTGGCCACACCATGCTGTTCGGCGCCCTGTGCGGTGGCCATACCCTGCATCTGCTGTCTCGTCAGCAGGTGCTCGATGCCGAAGGCTTCGCGGCCTATCTGGTCGAGCACCAGGTGGATGCGTTGAAGATCGTGCCGTCGCACCTGGAGGCGATGCTGGCGGCTGGCCGTTCGGCGTTGCCGGCGCAGTGCCTGGTACTCGGCGGCGAAGCCAGCGGCCCGGGCCTGCTGGCCAAGGTCCGTGAGCTGGCGCCGGCGCTCAGCGTGTTCAACCACTACGGCCCGACCGAGACCACCGTCGGCGTACTGGTGGCCGAACTGAACGGGCAAGCCAGCCTCGGTCAAGCGCTGGCCAACACCCGTGTTGCGCTGCTCGACCCTTGCCTGCAACCGCTGCCGGCCAAGGCCAAGGGCGAGCTGTACATTGGTGGTGCCGGTCTGGCCCGGGGTTACCTGAACCGCCCCGCACTCACCGCCGAACGATTCGTCCCCGACCCGAACGGCAGCCAGGGCCAGCGCCTGTACCGCAGCGGCGATTGGGTGCGCCAAGGCCTCGAGCTGCAATTTGCCGGGCGCATGGACGGCCAGGTGAAAATCCGAGGCTACCGCGTGGAGCTGGGTGAAATCGAAAACCAGCTGCGCGCACTCGACGGCGTTGCCAACGCCCTGGTCCGTGTCCATGGCCAGGCGCCGCAGCTGCAGCTGGCGGCCTGGCTGGTGTCCACCCAGCCAGCGACAGACAGCCTGGCCTGGCAGGCGTCGATCCGTGCCGCCCTCACGCGGCTGTTGCCCGAGCACATGGTGCCGAGCCAGCTGATGGTGCTGGAACACCTACCGGTCACCGCCAATGGCAAGGTCGACGTCAAGGCGCTGCCGGAGCCGGTCGCCAGCCAGAACGTCTATCAGCCACCACAGACCCCGCTGCAGCTCCAGCTGGCGCGGATCTGGGCCGAGGTGCTGCAGGTGCCGCAGGTAGGCCTGAACGACAACTTCTTCGCTCTCGGCGGGCATTCGCTGCTGGCCACCCAAGCCGTGTCGCGGGTACGCCAGCAGCTGGGGCGGGATATTCCGCTGCGCAGCTTGTTCGACACCGTCGACCTGCAGCGCTTCGCCCAGGCAGTGGCCGAGGCTGAACAGGGCGCCGGCCTGGCCATCGAAATCCTCGACCGCCAGCAACCACTGCCGGTGTCGCGGTCGCAGCACCGCCAGTGGCTGTTCTGGAAGCTCAACCCGCACAGCCTGGCCTACAACACGCCGATGGCGGTGCGCATGCAGGGCAACCTCGACCGTGCAGCGCTGCAGGCAGCGCTGGACGCCTTGGTGGCCCGCCACGAATCGCTGCGTACGGTGTTCGTGGAAGCCGAAGGCCTGCCCTGGCAGCGCATCCTGCCAGCGGCCCCGGTACTGATCGGTTTCGAAGACCTCGGCGGCCACGACCATGCCGCGCAGATGCGCAAGCTGGAAGACGAGGCCTTCGTGCCGTTCGACCTGGCGAGTGGCCCGCTGCTGCGTGCGCGCCTGTTCAAAGTGCATGAGCAGGAGCACCTGTTGTCGCTGACCCTGCACCATATCGTTTCCGACGGCTGGTCGATGAGCTTGCTGGTGCGCGAGTTCGCCGCCGCCTACAACGCCGCAGCGAGCGGCCAGGCGCACACTCCCGAACCGCTGCCGGTGCAGTACGCCGACTTCGCCGCCTGGCAGCGCAAGTGGTTGGCCGGAGGGCAGATGCAGGCCCAGATCGACTACTGGAAGGCGCAGCTGGAAGACGACTTCGAGGTGCTCGAACTGCCGGCCGACCGTGTTCGCCCACAGGCCAAGAGCTACCGTGGCAGCCGCTTCGACGTGCGCTTGCCGCAGGCCCTCAGCGAACGTTTGCGGGCACTGGCGCTGGCCGCCAATGCCACGCTGTTCCACGTGTTCCTGGCGGCCTATGCCATCGTGCTGGCGCGCTACAGCCGCAAGGGCAGGCTCAACATCGGCGTGCCGGTCACCAATCGCAACCGCCAGGAGCTGGAAGGCCTGATCGGCTTCTTCATCAACGTGGTGGTGGCCCGCATCGATGTCGATGGCAGCCAGCCGTTCGCACAATTGCTGGCGGCGATCAGGGAAACCACCTTGCAGGCCCAGGCCAACAAGGACGTGCCCTTCCTCGAGGTGGCCGAGGCGCTGTACCCGGAGCGCGAGCAGGGCGTGAACCCGTTCTTCCAGGTGCTCTACAACCACCTGCGCGACCTCGGCGAGCAGGTGGCCAGCGATGCGCTGCACGGTTTGCAGGTCAGGGAAGTGGACCTGCAGGAGCCGGGCGCGCAATACGATATCTCGCTCAACACCCTGGAGCGATCCGACGGGGTGACGGCATCGTTCAACTACTCGACCGACCTGTTCGACGCAGCGCGCATCGAACGCATGGCCGGGCACTGGCTGGCGCTGCTGGAGGCTATCTGCGCCGAGCCACAGCGCTGCATTGGTGAGCTGGGTTTGCTCGGCGCTGCCGAGCGCCAGCAACTGATCTACGGCTGGAACCCGCCACAGCAGGCCGCTGGCGGCCTGTGCGCGCACCAACTGCTGCAGCGCCAGGCGCGGGCGCGGCCCGATGCGCCAGCATTGATCTGCGGCGACCAGCAACTGACTTACGCCGAACTGGACCGCAGCAGCAACCAGCTGGCGCACCGTCTGCGCGCCATGGGCGTGGGGCCGGAGCGCCTGGTGGGCGTGGCCGTCGAGCGTGGCCTGGGCATGGCCTTGGCGTTGATCGCCATTCACAAGGCGGGCGGCGCCTACGTGCCGCTGGACCCGGATTACCCGCAAGAGCGCCTGGCCTGCATGATCGAAGACAGTGGCATCGGCCTGCTGCTGGCCGACGCGCCCTCGCGTGAGCGCCTGCAAGCGGGCAAGCAGTTGCCCTGCGTGCTGCTGGAGCCCGGTAGCGAGTGGCTGCAGGCCTGGCCCGCCGAGCCGCTGGCCAACCTGGCTGCACCACACAACCTGGCCTATATGATCTACACCTCCGGCTCCACCGGTATGCCCAAGGGCGTGGCCATCGACCATCACGCGCTGGCGCTGTTCTGCCAGGTGGCTGCGCAGTATTCGCGCCTGGGCCCGGACGACCGCGTGCTGCAGTTCGCCACCATCAGCTTCGACGGCTTCATCGAGCAGTTCTTCCCACCGTTGGCCCAGGGTGCCTGTGTGGTCCTGCGCGATGCGCGGATATGGGGCACGGCCACCCTGCTGGATGAGATCAACCGCCACGGCGTGACCGTGGCCGACCTGCCGGCTGCCTACTGGCGCCTGCTGGCCCTGGAGCGCCACGGCCCCGAGGCCTATGGCCCACTGAGGCAGATCCATGTCGGCGGCGAGGCGGTGCCGGAAGATGCCTTGCGCGCCTGGCTGGCCGATGGCCCGCCAGCGGTGCGCCTGCTGAACACCTACGGCCCGACCGAAGCCACCGTGGTCGCCACCACCTACGACTGTTCGCAGATGACTGCGGCGCAGATCGGCCAGGGTGGTGTGCCCATTGGCCGCGCCTTGCCGGGCCGCACCCTGTATGCCCTGGACGAGTGCCTGGCACCGACCCCGACCGGCGTGCCTGGCGAGTTGTTCATTGGCGGCGCTGGCTGCCTGGCGCGTGGCTACCACCAGCAGCCGTCGCTCACCGCCGAGCGCTTCATCCCCGACCCGTTCGACCCGCTCGGCGGTGGCCGCCTGTACCGCACCGGCGACCTTGGTTACTACGACGAGAACGGCCAGCTGGCCTATCGCGGCCGGGTCGATCACCAGGTGAAGGTGCGCGGTTTCCGTATCGAACTGGGCGAGATCGAGCAGTGCCTGCGGGCGCACCCGGGCGTGCGCGAAGCCACCGTGGTGGCCATCGACCTGCCCAGCGGCAAGCAACTGTGCGCCTATGCCGTGCCGGCCGATGGCCACGACGGTGACCTGCGTCTGGCGTTGCAGCAGCACCTCAGGGCCAGCCTGCCGCACTACATGGTCCCGGCCTGCCTGGTGACCCTGGCGGACATGCCGCTGACCCCCAGCGGCAAACTCGACCGCAAGGCGCTGCCCCTGCCTGACCTGGGCCAGTCGCAACACGCCTACGAGGCGCCGCAGACCGCGCGGCAACAGCAACTGGCGAGCCTCTGGGCGCAATTGCTGAACGTTGACCGGGTTGGCCTGAACGACAACTTCTTCGAACTGGGCGGGCACTCGTTGCTGGCTGCCCAGGTGGTATCGCGGATCAACCTGGAGCTGGGGCTGGACATGCCCCTGCAGTTGATCTTCACCCACCCCGAGTTGCGCGCGTTCGCCCAGGCACTGGACGAGCAGGGCCTGTCGCTGACTGATGACGGCCTGAGCGATATCGAACACATGATGAACGCATTCACCGAGGCCTGA
- a CDS encoding TauD/TfdA family dioxygenase, protein MSELLSFAIEPLDAARGNLPLLVRAPEPGIDLLEAFAELQPLVDRHLLQAGGILFRGFEVAGAEAFRQFAAAFGHPLLNYEFGSTPRSNVTQGVYTSTEYPAHQRIPLHNEQAYTREWPMKIWFYSVIPAETGGETPIADSREVYRRMPARIRERLVEKGLIYVRNYGNGLDVEWSQVFNSEDPRQVEAYCRAHAIECIWKDDGELRTRQRCQVVARHPSTGEDVWFNQAHLFHVSNLQPEVRESLMDIVEEEDLPRNVYYGDGTAIEDSLLDEVRGVLDECTISFPWLENDVLMLDNMLAAHARSPFTGKRKVVVAMAQGHREGLG, encoded by the coding sequence ATGAGTGAACTGCTGAGCTTCGCGATCGAACCCCTGGACGCCGCACGCGGCAACCTGCCGCTGCTGGTACGCGCGCCGGAGCCGGGCATCGACCTGCTGGAAGCGTTTGCCGAGCTGCAGCCGCTGGTGGACCGCCATCTGCTGCAGGCCGGCGGCATCCTGTTTCGTGGTTTCGAGGTGGCGGGCGCCGAAGCCTTCCGCCAGTTCGCCGCGGCCTTTGGCCACCCGCTGCTCAACTACGAGTTCGGGTCTACCCCGCGCAGCAACGTGACCCAGGGTGTGTACACCTCCACCGAGTACCCGGCGCACCAGCGCATCCCCCTGCACAACGAGCAGGCCTACACCCGGGAATGGCCGATGAAGATCTGGTTCTACAGCGTGATCCCCGCCGAGACCGGTGGCGAGACACCGATCGCCGACAGCCGCGAGGTGTACCGGCGCATGCCGGCACGCATTCGTGAGCGGCTGGTGGAGAAAGGGCTGATATACGTGCGCAACTATGGCAACGGCCTGGACGTGGAATGGTCGCAGGTGTTCAACAGCGAAGACCCGCGCCAGGTCGAGGCCTACTGCCGGGCGCATGCCATCGAGTGCATCTGGAAGGACGACGGTGAATTGCGCACCCGCCAGCGCTGCCAGGTGGTGGCGCGGCATCCGTCGACCGGCGAGGACGTGTGGTTCAACCAGGCGCACCTGTTCCATGTATCGAACCTGCAGCCAGAGGTGCGCGAGTCGTTGATGGACATTGTCGAGGAGGAGGACCTGCCGCGTAACGTGTATTACGGCGACGGCACGGCCATCGAGGATTCGTTGCTCGATGAGGTGCGCGGGGTGCTGGATGAATGCACCATCAGCTTCCCATGGTTGGAAAACGATGTGCTGATGCTCGACAACATGCTCGCGGCGCATGCGCGGTCGCCGTTTACCGGCAAGCGCAAGGTGGTGGTAGCGATGGCGCAGGGGCATCGTGAGGGGTTGGGCTGA
- the azu gene encoding azurin codes for MTRQLLLLTLLAAAPTAWSAQRCAVEIHGTDQMTFDKAAISVPVACSAFTVTLTHPGAMPKNVMGHNWVLSTQADMQGVLDDGQKAGEVQDYIKPGDSRVIAHTRLIGGGEQDSVTFDTKLLKAGSAYSFYCSFPFHSTLMKGTLTFGS; via the coding sequence ATGACTCGCCAGCTCCTGCTCCTAACCCTGCTCGCCGCAGCGCCGACCGCCTGGTCGGCGCAACGATGCGCCGTGGAAATCCATGGCACCGACCAGATGACGTTCGACAAGGCCGCCATCAGCGTGCCGGTGGCCTGCAGTGCGTTCACGGTCACCCTCACCCACCCTGGCGCCATGCCGAAGAACGTGATGGGGCACAACTGGGTGCTGAGCACCCAGGCCGACATGCAGGGCGTACTGGATGACGGCCAGAAGGCTGGCGAGGTGCAGGACTACATCAAGCCTGGCGACAGCCGGGTGATCGCCCACACCCGCCTGATCGGCGGCGGCGAGCAGGACAGCGTCACCTTCGATACCAAGCTGCTGAAAGCCGGTAGCGCCTACAGCTTCTACTGCTCGTTCCCGTTCCACAGCACCTTGATGAAGGGCACCCTGACCTTCGGCAGCTGA
- a CDS encoding cyclic peptide export ABC transporter, whose product MKTSSPGAIRELLGLLQPYRTAVLASVLLGMLGGLAVTALLATVNQGLHAPGGMSQGLLLAFAGLCLLALVSSVAADSGTNYVGQKVIARLRKDLGAKVLSAPIEQIERYRSHRLIPVLTRDVDTISDFAFAFAPLAISLTTVTGCLAYLAWLSWPIFLITLAAIGIGSGVQYIARQKGVAGFNAARDAEDNLQKHYTAIAEGAKELRIDRRRRHAMLTRNIQGSADFIASTHIRAINIFVVAKSLGSMLFFVVIGLTLALQSLWPSNDPAVMSGFVLVLLYMKGPLETLISNLPILGRAQVAFRRIADLAERFSSPEPHLLLEPPARRAAPASAHLELRNVEYAYPPVDGHEPFRVGPVNLSIEPGEILFIVGENGCGKTTLIKLLLGLYTPQRGEVRLNGKAVGPQGLDDYRQLFTTVFADYYLFDDLPEHEHSLPGDATRYLERLEIAHKVSVRDGAFTTTDLSTGQRKRLALVNAWLDGRPVLVFDEWAADQDPTFRRVFYTELLPDLKRMGKTIIVISHDDRYFDTADKLVHLSRGQIIEALEPA is encoded by the coding sequence ATGAAAACCTCTTCTCCCGGGGCCATCCGCGAACTGCTGGGCCTGCTTCAACCCTACCGCACGGCGGTGCTCGCCTCGGTGTTGCTGGGCATGCTCGGCGGCCTGGCAGTGACCGCCCTGCTGGCCACCGTCAACCAGGGCCTGCATGCACCGGGCGGCATGAGCCAGGGCCTGCTGCTGGCCTTCGCCGGCTTGTGCCTGCTGGCCCTGGTCAGCAGCGTGGCCGCTGACAGCGGCACCAATTACGTCGGCCAGAAGGTCATCGCCCGGCTGCGCAAGGACCTCGGGGCCAAGGTGCTGTCGGCGCCCATCGAGCAGATCGAGCGTTACCGCAGCCACCGCCTGATCCCGGTGCTGACCCGCGACGTCGACACCATCAGCGACTTCGCCTTCGCCTTCGCCCCGCTGGCCATCTCGCTCACCACCGTGACCGGCTGCCTGGCCTACCTGGCGTGGTTGTCGTGGCCGATATTCCTCATTACCCTGGCGGCGATCGGCATCGGCAGCGGCGTGCAGTACATCGCCCGGCAAAAAGGCGTGGCCGGCTTCAACGCCGCGCGCGATGCCGAGGACAACCTGCAGAAGCACTACACAGCCATCGCCGAAGGCGCCAAGGAGCTGCGCATCGACCGCCGCCGCCGCCACGCCATGCTGACCCGCAACATCCAGGGCAGCGCCGATTTCATCGCCAGCACGCATATCCGCGCCATCAACATTTTCGTCGTGGCCAAGAGCCTGGGTTCGATGCTGTTCTTCGTGGTCATCGGCCTGACCCTGGCGTTGCAGTCGCTGTGGCCAAGCAACGACCCGGCGGTGATGAGCGGCTTCGTGCTGGTGCTGCTGTACATGAAAGGCCCGCTGGAAACCTTGATCAGCAACCTGCCGATCCTCGGCCGTGCCCAGGTGGCGTTCCGCCGTATTGCCGACCTGGCCGAGCGCTTCTCGTCGCCCGAGCCACACCTGCTGCTGGAACCACCGGCCAGGCGCGCCGCCCCGGCCAGCGCGCACCTGGAACTGCGCAACGTCGAGTACGCCTACCCACCAGTGGACGGCCACGAACCGTTCCGCGTAGGGCCGGTGAACCTGAGCATCGAGCCGGGCGAGATCCTGTTCATCGTCGGCGAGAATGGCTGCGGCAAGACCACGCTGATCAAGCTGCTGCTGGGCCTGTATACCCCGCAGCGCGGCGAAGTGCGCCTGAACGGCAAGGCCGTCGGCCCGCAAGGGCTGGATGACTATCGCCAACTGTTCACCACGGTGTTCGCCGATTACTACCTGTTCGACGACCTGCCCGAGCACGAACACAGCCTGCCTGGTGATGCCACGCGCTACCTGGAACGGCTGGAAATTGCCCACAAGGTGAGCGTACGCGATGGCGCCTTCACCACCACCGACCTGTCGACCGGGCAACGCAAGCGCCTGGCGCTGGTCAACGCCTGGTTGGACGGGCGGCCGGTGCTGGTGTTCGACGAATGGGCGGCGGACCAGGACCCGACCTTCCGCCGGGTGTTCTACACCGAACTGCTGCCGGACCTGAAGCGCATGGGCAAGACCATCATCGTGATCTCGCATGATGACCGCTATTTCGATACGGCGGACAAGCTGGTGCACCTGAGCAGGGGTCAGATAATCGAAGCGCTTGAGCCGGCATGA
- a CDS encoding aspartyl/asparaginyl beta-hydroxylase domain-containing protein, whose product MTVSFAAKAGVLLVFFGSVLFVHLRGKARLPVLRQFVNHSALFAPYNSLMYLFSKVPSKPYLDRQRFPELDVLKDNWQEIREEAMRLFDEGYIRAAEKDNDAGFGSFFKKGWKRFYLKWYDKPLPSAEALCPRTVELVSSIPNVKGAMFALLPGGSHLNPHRDPFAGSLRYHLGLSTPNSDACRIYVDGEEYAWRDGEDVMFDETYVHWVKNETDVTRVILFCDIERPLSSPLMTRINRKVSAFLGRATAPQNTDEERVGGINQAYAWSKRFSNRISAQVKQFKRANPKAYRVLRPVLAVLVAYLLYRWLF is encoded by the coding sequence ATGACCGTTTCCTTTGCAGCCAAGGCGGGTGTCTTGCTGGTGTTTTTCGGCAGTGTGCTGTTCGTGCACCTGCGCGGCAAGGCTCGCCTGCCGGTGTTGCGCCAGTTCGTCAACCATTCGGCGCTGTTCGCCCCCTATAACAGCCTGATGTACTTGTTTTCCAAGGTGCCATCCAAGCCTTACCTGGATCGCCAGCGCTTCCCCGAACTGGATGTGCTCAAGGACAACTGGCAGGAAATTCGTGAAGAGGCCATGCGCCTGTTTGACGAGGGCTATATCCGCGCCGCCGAAAAGGATAACGACGCCGGTTTCGGTTCGTTCTTCAAGAAAGGCTGGAAGCGCTTCTACCTGAAGTGGTACGACAAGCCGCTGCCCTCGGCCGAAGCCCTCTGCCCGCGTACCGTCGAGCTGGTCAGCAGCATCCCCAACGTCAAGGGCGCGATGTTTGCCCTGCTGCCGGGTGGCAGCCACCTGAACCCGCACCGCGACCCGTTCGCCGGCTCCTTGCGCTACCACCTGGGGCTGTCCACGCCTAACTCCGACGCCTGCCGCATCTACGTCGATGGCGAGGAATACGCCTGGCGTGATGGCGAAGATGTGATGTTTGACGAGACCTACGTGCACTGGGTCAAGAACGAGACCGACGTTACCCGGGTAATCCTGTTCTGCGACATCGAACGCCCGCTGAGCAGCCCCCTGATGACCCGCATCAACCGCAAGGTCAGCGCCTTCCTCGGCCGTGCCACCGCACCGCAGAACACCGACGAGGAGCGCGTGGGCGGGATCAACCAGGCCTATGCCTGGAGCAAGCGTTTCAGCAACCGCATCAGTGCCCAGGTGAAGCAGTTCAAGCGCGCCAACCCCAAGGCCTACCGCGTGCTACGGCCAGTGCTGGCGGTGCTGGTGGCCTATCTGCTGTATCGCTGGTTGTTCTGA